Proteins encoded together in one Falco peregrinus isolate bFalPer1 chromosome 2, bFalPer1.pri, whole genome shotgun sequence window:
- the LOC101911645 gene encoding protein O-GlcNAcase-like isoform X7 has protein sequence MAGRPRFLCGVVEGFYGRPWSTEQRKLLFQWLKRWGLNCYMYAPKDELKHRLLWREPYTEHEAACMQSLIEAAQEQGVEFVFAISAGQDMVFSSAGDRLLLQQKLRQVAALGCHSFALLFDDIDPCMCQADRDVFPSLAQAQASVANEVYQELGQPSIFLFCPTEYCSSLCSPSPSQSCYLLTIGQELLPGIGVIWTGPKVVSQELSGSLLKEVEGVLHRRPVIWDNLYANDYDCRRVFLGPYTGRAPGLMPRLHGLLLNPNCELQANFIPMHTLGSWFRSELGSCARSDHTGTEAAAALGDSQGPQEGSYSPQEALELALHDWVVEINRQALEPGRSPGHPSIRLKGGVRLQSGTAGGLGATPDPQPHDTVPSGEQPCSMAPGQRRRKVTSEPENGTGSRTFASSWQSPTGDGDQLATGSRASCEPSSALPSTAGSVQCTGTPVATKTLHSPGPTMCCSNGANTSQNLLIPTSDARTGGGSPPEPHSSIQPTASRADTPQTWPGPGACTSPGSQALLIDGARASPGPMAPLTPEEAGSIPMAPLTPKEARSSPTAPLTPEGAGSGPMVLLTPEEAESGPMVPLTPKEARSSPTAPPAAEEARSIPMALLTPKEARSSPTAPLTPEGAGAGPMVLLTPEEAGSGPMVPLTPKEARSSTTAPLTPEEAGSGPMVPLTPKEARSSTTAPLTPEEAGSGPMVPLTPKEARSSPMAPLTPKEARSSPTAPLTPEEAGSGPMVLLTPGETRSIPMTPLTLKEVRSSPVAPLTPEEARSIPTTPLTPKETRSIPMAPLTPEEARSSPTAPLTLEEVRMLVELFYLPYHHGLLAQQLLEHFRWLRANSFSVGVPSTAPDACGGTQWRNRAQSFQQLCAQTCHLHSRFVSSAGQALLYDLHPYLWDIRNMLLATSAFVLWLDGHLLCESDPKGTWGSCFGWCQSIAAPILLGGDAEPWVRRGGLFGELQALLPVGNSCDLFYHPPPLFPASQPYLLRPLLPLDKGELYRMCRESLDCDPKVAEILAAHPDLLGDRLLGSFLSLSPEYTFVLEDEAGPCGYAAGTLCAEGFLQQRDSSWLPAIRHKYPRDLGMGASALGQDTLEEALLFFNAEPPAVPLPVLQRFPSLVQLGMAPRVLDVGVSCSLAICLLSALRANGSRGVFCQVSDTDRQQLSFYSRLGFVALPVAWGSSPGTRLLGRLL, from the exons AtggcggggcggccgcgctTCCTCTGCGGCGTGGTGGAAG GTTTCTATGGGAGACCGTGGTCTACGGAACAGAGGAAACTTCTCTTTCAATG GCTGAAACGCTGGGGGCTGAACTGCTACATGTACGCGCCCAAGGATGAGCTGAAGCACCGGCTGCTCTGGCGAGAGCCCTACACAGAGCATGAGGCAG CCTGCATGCAGTCTCTCATCGAAGCTGCCCAAGAGCAGGGTGTGGAGTTTGTTTTTGCCATTTCTGCGGGCCAGGACATGGTGTTTTCAAGTGCCGGGGATcggctcctgctgcagcaaaaaCTCAGGCAG GTGGCCGCCCTGGGGTGCCACTCCTTTGCGCTGCTCTTTGATGACATCGACCCCTGCATGTGCCAAGCTGACAGAGACGTCTTCccttccctggcacaggctCAGGCCTCTGTGGCCAATGAGGTGTACCAGGAGCTGGGCCAGCCCtccatcttcctcttctgtccTACAG AGTACTGCAGCTCTCTGtgctctcccagccccagccagtcCTGCTACTTGCTGACCATcggccaggagctgctcccagggaTTGGCGTCATCTGGACAG GCCCAAAGGTGGTGTCACAGGAACTCTCGGGCTCGCTGCTGAAGGAGGTGGAGGGTGTTCTGCATCGCCGACCTGTCATCTGGGACAACTTGTACGCCAACGACTATGACTGCAGGCGTGTCTTCCTGGGCCCATACACGGGACGTGCCCCCGGCCTCATGCCCAGGCTCCACGGACTGCTCCTTAACCCCAACTGCGAGCTCCAGGCCAACTTCATCCCCATGCACACACTGGGCAGCTGGTTTCGGAGTGAGCTGGGGAGCTGTGCCCGCTCTGATCACACAG GGACGGAGGCTGCGGCAGCCCTGGGGGACAGCCAAGGCCCGCAGGAAGGGAGCTACAGCCCCCAGGAGGCCTTGGAGCTGGCACTGCATGACTGGGTGGTGGAGATAAACCGGCAGGCGTTGGAGCCAG GAAGGAGCCCAGGACACCCCAGCATCAGACTCAAGGGAGGAGTAAGGCTGCAGTCTGGCACAGCGGGAGGACTGGGAGCCACACctgacccccagccccatgACACTGTTCCCAGTGgggaacagccctgcagcatgGCACCAgggcagagaaggaggaaggtgaCCTCAGAGCCTGAGAATGGCACTGGGAGCAGGACCTTCGCTAGCAGTTGGCAAAGCCCCACAGGGGATGGGGACCAGCTCGCCACAGGGAGCAGAGCGAGCTGTGagccctcctctgctctgcccagcacGGCCGGCAGTGTCCAGTGCACAGGAACCCCGGTGGCTACCAAGACCCTCCACAGCCCAGGCCCCACCATGTGCTGCAGCAATGGGGCTAACACCAGCCAGAACCTTCTCATACCCACCAGTGATGCCAGAACAGGGGGTGGCAGCCCccctgagccccacagcagtaTCCAGCCTACGGCCAGCAGGGCTGACACGCCCCAGACATGGCCAGGGCCTGGGGCTTGCACCAGCCCTGGCTCTCAAGCACTCCTCATTGATGGGGCTCGCGCCAGCCCTGGCCCCATGGCCCCATTGACCCCAGAGGAGGCTGGATCCATCCCCATGGCACCGCTCACCCCCAAGGAGGCCAGGTCCAGCCCTACAGCACCACTGACCCCAGAGGGGGCTGGGTCTGGCCCCATGGTACTGTTGACCCCAGAGGAGGCTGAATCTGGCCCCATGGTACCGCTGACCCCCAAGGAGGCCAggtccagccccacagcaccgCCAGCTGCAGAGGAAGCCAGGTCCATCCCCATGGCACTGCTGACCCCCAAGGAGGCCAggtccagccccacagcaccacTGACCCcagagggggctggggctggccccaTGGTACTGCTGACCCCAGAGGAGGCTGGATCTGGCCCCATGGTACCGCTGACCCCCAAGGAGGCCAGGTCCAGCACCACAGCACCACTGACCCCAGAGGAGGCTGGGTCTGGGCCCATGGTACCGCTGACCCCCAAGGAGGCCAGGTCCAGCACCACAGCACCACTGACCCCAGAGGAGGCTGGGTCTGGGCCCATGGTACCACTGACCCCCAAGGAGGCCAGGTCCAGCCCCATGGCACCGCTGACCCCCAAGGAGGCCAggtccagccccacagcaccacTGACCCCAGAGGAGGCTGGGTCTGGCCCCATGGTACTGCTGACCCCAGGGGAGACCAGGTCCATCCCTATGACACCACTGACCCTCAAGGAGGTCAGATCCAGCCCCGTGGCACCACTCACCCCAGAGGAGGCCAGGTCCATCCCTACGACACCGCTGACCCCCAAGGAGACCAGGTCCATCCCCATGGCACCGTTGACCCCAGAGGAGGCCAggtccagccccacagcaccgCTGACTCTGGAGGAGGTGCGGATGCTGGTGGAGCTCTTCTACCTGCCCTACCATCATGGGCTACTGGCGCAGCAACTCCTGGAGCACTTTCGGTGGCTCCGGGCAAACAGCTTCAGTGTGGGGGTCCCGTCCACGGCACCCGATGCCTGCGGG GGCACGCAGTGGCGTAACCGAGCCCAGtccttccagcagctctgcgCTCAGACATGCCACCTGCACAGCCGCTTTGTCAGTAGCGCTGGACAGGCGCTGCTTTATGACCTCCACCCCTACCTCTGGGACATCCGCAACATGCTGCTGGCTACCAGTGCCTTCGTTCTGTGGCTGG ATGGCCATCTCCTCTGCGAGTCTGACCCCAAGGGCACCTGGGGAAGCTGCTTTGGCT ggTGCCAGAGCATCGCTGCCCCGATCCTGCTGGGGGGGGACGCTGAGCCCTGGGTGCGTCGTGGGGGCCTCTTTGGAGAGCTGCAG GCACTGCTACCGGTGGGAAACAGCTGTGACCTCTTCTACCACCCGCCTCCACtcttcccagccagccagccgTACCTCCTGCGCCCACTGCTACCCTTGGACAAG GGTGAGCTTTACCGAATGTGCCGGGAGAGTCTGGACTGTGACCCCAAAGTTGCGGAGATCCTCGCAGCCCACCCTGATCTCCTCGGTGACAG gctgctgggcagcttccTGAGCCTGAGCCCCGAGTACACATTTGTGCTGGAGGATGAGGCTGGTCCATGCGGCTATGCAGCCGGCACGCTCTGCGCTGAAGGCTTCCTGCAACAGCGAGacagcagctggctgccagccatACGGCACAAGTACCCCCGAGACCTGGGCATGGGTGCCTCAGCTCTGGGACAG GATACCCTGGAGGAAGCATTGCTCTTCTTCAATGCAGAGCCACCAGCTgtgcccctgcctgtgctgcagcgcTTCCCCTCCCTGGTGCAGCTAGGCATGGCCCCCCGCGTGCTGGACGTGGGGgtcagctgcagcctggctaTCTGCCTGCTGAGCGCACTCAGGGCCAACG GGTCACGGGGAGTGTTTTGCCAGGTCAGTGACACTGACCGGCAGCAGCTGAGCTTCTACAGCAGGCTGGGCTTCGTCGCCCTGCCAGTGGCCTGGGGCAGTTCTCCTGGCACTCGGCTCCTGGGACGTCTCCTCTGA
- the LOC101911645 gene encoding protein O-GlcNAcase-like isoform X4, whose protein sequence is MGQGCCLKVLPCCNAGFYGRPWSTEQRKLLFQWLKRWGLNCYMYAPKDELKHRLLWREPYTEHEAACMQSLIEAAQEQGVEFVFAISAGQDMVFSSAGDRLLLQQKLRQVAALGCHSFALLFDDIDPCMCQADRDVFPSLAQAQASVANEVYQELGQPSIFLFCPTEYCSSLCSPSPSQSCYLLTIGQELLPGIGVIWTGPKVVSQELSGSLLKEVEGVLHRRPVIWDNLYANDYDCRRVFLGPYTGRAPGLMPRLHGLLLNPNCELQANFIPMHTLGSWFRSELGSCARSDHTGTEAAAALGDSQGPQEGSYSPQEALELALHDWVVEINRQALEPGGRSPGHPSIRLKGGVRLQSGTAGGLGATPDPQPHDTVPSGEQPCSMAPGQRRRKVTSEPENGTGSRTFASSWQSPTGDGDQLATGSRASCEPSSALPSTAGSVQCTGTPVATKTLHSPGPTMCCSNGANTSQNLLIPTSDARTGGGSPPEPHSSIQPTASRADTPQTWPGPGACTSPGSQALLIDGARASPGPMAPLTPEEAGSIPMAPLTPKEARSSPTAPLTPEGAGSGPMVLLTPEEAESGPMVPLTPKEARSSPTAPPAAEEARSIPMALLTPKEARSSPTAPLTPEGAGAGPMVLLTPEEAGSGPMVPLTPKEARSSTTAPLTPEEAGSGPMVPLTPKEARSSTTAPLTPEEAGSGPMVPLTPKEARSSPMAPLTPKEARSSPTAPLTPEEAGSGPMVLLTPGETRSIPMTPLTLKEVRSSPVAPLTPEEARSIPTTPLTPKETRSIPMAPLTPEEARSSPTAPLTLEEVRMLVELFYLPYHHGLLAQQLLEHFRWLRANSFSVGVPSTAPDACGGTQWRNRAQSFQQLCAQTCHLHSRFVSSAGQALLYDLHPYLWDIRNMLLATSAFVLWLDGHLLCESDPKGTWGSCFGWCQSIAAPILLGGDAEPWVRRGGLFGELQALLPVGNSCDLFYHPPPLFPASQPYLLRPLLPLDKGELYRMCRESLDCDPKVAEILAAHPDLLGDRLLGSFLSLSPEYTFVLEDEAGPCGYAAGTLCAEGFLQQRDSSWLPAIRHKYPRDLGMGASALGQDTLEEALLFFNAEPPAVPLPVLQRFPSLVQLGMAPRVLDVGVSCSLAICLLSALRANGSRGVFCQVSDTDRQQLSFYSRLGFVALPVAWGSSPGTRLLGRLL, encoded by the exons ATGGGACAGGGATGCTGCCTCAAagtcctgccctgctgcaaTGCAG GTTTCTATGGGAGACCGTGGTCTACGGAACAGAGGAAACTTCTCTTTCAATG GCTGAAACGCTGGGGGCTGAACTGCTACATGTACGCGCCCAAGGATGAGCTGAAGCACCGGCTGCTCTGGCGAGAGCCCTACACAGAGCATGAGGCAG CCTGCATGCAGTCTCTCATCGAAGCTGCCCAAGAGCAGGGTGTGGAGTTTGTTTTTGCCATTTCTGCGGGCCAGGACATGGTGTTTTCAAGTGCCGGGGATcggctcctgctgcagcaaaaaCTCAGGCAG GTGGCCGCCCTGGGGTGCCACTCCTTTGCGCTGCTCTTTGATGACATCGACCCCTGCATGTGCCAAGCTGACAGAGACGTCTTCccttccctggcacaggctCAGGCCTCTGTGGCCAATGAGGTGTACCAGGAGCTGGGCCAGCCCtccatcttcctcttctgtccTACAG AGTACTGCAGCTCTCTGtgctctcccagccccagccagtcCTGCTACTTGCTGACCATcggccaggagctgctcccagggaTTGGCGTCATCTGGACAG GCCCAAAGGTGGTGTCACAGGAACTCTCGGGCTCGCTGCTGAAGGAGGTGGAGGGTGTTCTGCATCGCCGACCTGTCATCTGGGACAACTTGTACGCCAACGACTATGACTGCAGGCGTGTCTTCCTGGGCCCATACACGGGACGTGCCCCCGGCCTCATGCCCAGGCTCCACGGACTGCTCCTTAACCCCAACTGCGAGCTCCAGGCCAACTTCATCCCCATGCACACACTGGGCAGCTGGTTTCGGAGTGAGCTGGGGAGCTGTGCCCGCTCTGATCACACAG GGACGGAGGCTGCGGCAGCCCTGGGGGACAGCCAAGGCCCGCAGGAAGGGAGCTACAGCCCCCAGGAGGCCTTGGAGCTGGCACTGCATGACTGGGTGGTGGAGATAAACCGGCAGGCGTTGGAGCCAG GAGGAAGGAGCCCAGGACACCCCAGCATCAGACTCAAGGGAGGAGTAAGGCTGCAGTCTGGCACAGCGGGAGGACTGGGAGCCACACctgacccccagccccatgACACTGTTCCCAGTGgggaacagccctgcagcatgGCACCAgggcagagaaggaggaaggtgaCCTCAGAGCCTGAGAATGGCACTGGGAGCAGGACCTTCGCTAGCAGTTGGCAAAGCCCCACAGGGGATGGGGACCAGCTCGCCACAGGGAGCAGAGCGAGCTGTGagccctcctctgctctgcccagcacGGCCGGCAGTGTCCAGTGCACAGGAACCCCGGTGGCTACCAAGACCCTCCACAGCCCAGGCCCCACCATGTGCTGCAGCAATGGGGCTAACACCAGCCAGAACCTTCTCATACCCACCAGTGATGCCAGAACAGGGGGTGGCAGCCCccctgagccccacagcagtaTCCAGCCTACGGCCAGCAGGGCTGACACGCCCCAGACATGGCCAGGGCCTGGGGCTTGCACCAGCCCTGGCTCTCAAGCACTCCTCATTGATGGGGCTCGCGCCAGCCCTGGCCCCATGGCCCCATTGACCCCAGAGGAGGCTGGATCCATCCCCATGGCACCGCTCACCCCCAAGGAGGCCAGGTCCAGCCCTACAGCACCACTGACCCCAGAGGGGGCTGGGTCTGGCCCCATGGTACTGTTGACCCCAGAGGAGGCTGAATCTGGCCCCATGGTACCGCTGACCCCCAAGGAGGCCAggtccagccccacagcaccgCCAGCTGCAGAGGAAGCCAGGTCCATCCCCATGGCACTGCTGACCCCCAAGGAGGCCAggtccagccccacagcaccacTGACCCcagagggggctggggctggccccaTGGTACTGCTGACCCCAGAGGAGGCTGGATCTGGCCCCATGGTACCGCTGACCCCCAAGGAGGCCAGGTCCAGCACCACAGCACCACTGACCCCAGAGGAGGCTGGGTCTGGGCCCATGGTACCGCTGACCCCCAAGGAGGCCAGGTCCAGCACCACAGCACCACTGACCCCAGAGGAGGCTGGGTCTGGGCCCATGGTACCACTGACCCCCAAGGAGGCCAGGTCCAGCCCCATGGCACCGCTGACCCCCAAGGAGGCCAggtccagccccacagcaccacTGACCCCAGAGGAGGCTGGGTCTGGCCCCATGGTACTGCTGACCCCAGGGGAGACCAGGTCCATCCCTATGACACCACTGACCCTCAAGGAGGTCAGATCCAGCCCCGTGGCACCACTCACCCCAGAGGAGGCCAGGTCCATCCCTACGACACCGCTGACCCCCAAGGAGACCAGGTCCATCCCCATGGCACCGTTGACCCCAGAGGAGGCCAggtccagccccacagcaccgCTGACTCTGGAGGAGGTGCGGATGCTGGTGGAGCTCTTCTACCTGCCCTACCATCATGGGCTACTGGCGCAGCAACTCCTGGAGCACTTTCGGTGGCTCCGGGCAAACAGCTTCAGTGTGGGGGTCCCGTCCACGGCACCCGATGCCTGCGGG GGCACGCAGTGGCGTAACCGAGCCCAGtccttccagcagctctgcgCTCAGACATGCCACCTGCACAGCCGCTTTGTCAGTAGCGCTGGACAGGCGCTGCTTTATGACCTCCACCCCTACCTCTGGGACATCCGCAACATGCTGCTGGCTACCAGTGCCTTCGTTCTGTGGCTGG ATGGCCATCTCCTCTGCGAGTCTGACCCCAAGGGCACCTGGGGAAGCTGCTTTGGCT ggTGCCAGAGCATCGCTGCCCCGATCCTGCTGGGGGGGGACGCTGAGCCCTGGGTGCGTCGTGGGGGCCTCTTTGGAGAGCTGCAG GCACTGCTACCGGTGGGAAACAGCTGTGACCTCTTCTACCACCCGCCTCCACtcttcccagccagccagccgTACCTCCTGCGCCCACTGCTACCCTTGGACAAG GGTGAGCTTTACCGAATGTGCCGGGAGAGTCTGGACTGTGACCCCAAAGTTGCGGAGATCCTCGCAGCCCACCCTGATCTCCTCGGTGACAG gctgctgggcagcttccTGAGCCTGAGCCCCGAGTACACATTTGTGCTGGAGGATGAGGCTGGTCCATGCGGCTATGCAGCCGGCACGCTCTGCGCTGAAGGCTTCCTGCAACAGCGAGacagcagctggctgccagccatACGGCACAAGTACCCCCGAGACCTGGGCATGGGTGCCTCAGCTCTGGGACAG GATACCCTGGAGGAAGCATTGCTCTTCTTCAATGCAGAGCCACCAGCTgtgcccctgcctgtgctgcagcgcTTCCCCTCCCTGGTGCAGCTAGGCATGGCCCCCCGCGTGCTGGACGTGGGGgtcagctgcagcctggctaTCTGCCTGCTGAGCGCACTCAGGGCCAACG GGTCACGGGGAGTGTTTTGCCAGGTCAGTGACACTGACCGGCAGCAGCTGAGCTTCTACAGCAGGCTGGGCTTCGTCGCCCTGCCAGTGGCCTGGGGCAGTTCTCCTGGCACTCGGCTCCTGGGACGTCTCCTCTGA
- the LOC101911645 gene encoding protein O-GlcNAcase-like isoform X1, which yields MGQGCCLKVLPCCNAGFYGRPWSTEQRKLLFQWLKRWGLNCYMYAPKDELKHRLLWREPYTEHEPACSLSSKLPKSRVWSLFLPFLRARTWCFQVPGIGSCCSKNSGRSPSSQCPCLQVAALGCHSFALLFDDIDPCMCQADRDVFPSLAQAQASVANEVYQELGQPSIFLFCPTEYCSSLCSPSPSQSCYLLTIGQELLPGIGVIWTGPKVVSQELSGSLLKEVEGVLHRRPVIWDNLYANDYDCRRVFLGPYTGRAPGLMPRLHGLLLNPNCELQANFIPMHTLGSWFRSELGSCARSDHTGTEAAAALGDSQGPQEGSYSPQEALELALHDWVVEINRQALEPGGRSPGHPSIRLKGGVRLQSGTAGGLGATPDPQPHDTVPSGEQPCSMAPGQRRRKVTSEPENGTGSRTFASSWQSPTGDGDQLATGSRASCEPSSALPSTAGSVQCTGTPVATKTLHSPGPTMCCSNGANTSQNLLIPTSDARTGGGSPPEPHSSIQPTASRADTPQTWPGPGACTSPGSQALLIDGARASPGPMAPLTPEEAGSIPMAPLTPKEARSSPTAPLTPEGAGSGPMVLLTPEEAESGPMVPLTPKEARSSPTAPPAAEEARSIPMALLTPKEARSSPTAPLTPEGAGAGPMVLLTPEEAGSGPMVPLTPKEARSSTTAPLTPEEAGSGPMVPLTPKEARSSTTAPLTPEEAGSGPMVPLTPKEARSSPMAPLTPKEARSSPTAPLTPEEAGSGPMVLLTPGETRSIPMTPLTLKEVRSSPVAPLTPEEARSIPTTPLTPKETRSIPMAPLTPEEARSSPTAPLTLEEVRMLVELFYLPYHHGLLAQQLLEHFRWLRANSFSVGVPSTAPDACGGTQWRNRAQSFQQLCAQTCHLHSRFVSSAGQALLYDLHPYLWDIRNMLLATSAFVLWLDGHLLCESDPKGTWGSCFGWCQSIAAPILLGGDAEPWVRRGGLFGELQALLPVGNSCDLFYHPPPLFPASQPYLLRPLLPLDKGELYRMCRESLDCDPKVAEILAAHPDLLGDRLLGSFLSLSPEYTFVLEDEAGPCGYAAGTLCAEGFLQQRDSSWLPAIRHKYPRDLGMGASALGQDTLEEALLFFNAEPPAVPLPVLQRFPSLVQLGMAPRVLDVGVSCSLAICLLSALRANGSRGVFCQVSDTDRQQLSFYSRLGFVALPVAWGSSPGTRLLGRLL from the exons ATGGGACAGGGATGCTGCCTCAAagtcctgccctgctgcaaTGCAG GTTTCTATGGGAGACCGTGGTCTACGGAACAGAGGAAACTTCTCTTTCAATG GCTGAAACGCTGGGGGCTGAACTGCTACATGTACGCGCCCAAGGATGAGCTGAAGCACCGGCTGCTCTGGCGAGAGCCCTACACAGAGCATGAG CCTGCATGCAGTCTCTCATCGAAGCTGCCCAAGAGCAGGGTGTGGAGTTTGTTTTTGCCATTTCTGCGGGCCAGGACATGGTGTTTTCAAGTGCCGGGGATcggctcctgctgcagcaaaaaCTCAGGCAG GAGTCCTAGCAGCCAGTGTCCGTGCCTGCAGGTGGCCGCCCTGGGGTGCCACTCCTTTGCGCTGCTCTTTGATGACATCGACCCCTGCATGTGCCAAGCTGACAGAGACGTCTTCccttccctggcacaggctCAGGCCTCTGTGGCCAATGAGGTGTACCAGGAGCTGGGCCAGCCCtccatcttcctcttctgtccTACAG AGTACTGCAGCTCTCTGtgctctcccagccccagccagtcCTGCTACTTGCTGACCATcggccaggagctgctcccagggaTTGGCGTCATCTGGACAG GCCCAAAGGTGGTGTCACAGGAACTCTCGGGCTCGCTGCTGAAGGAGGTGGAGGGTGTTCTGCATCGCCGACCTGTCATCTGGGACAACTTGTACGCCAACGACTATGACTGCAGGCGTGTCTTCCTGGGCCCATACACGGGACGTGCCCCCGGCCTCATGCCCAGGCTCCACGGACTGCTCCTTAACCCCAACTGCGAGCTCCAGGCCAACTTCATCCCCATGCACACACTGGGCAGCTGGTTTCGGAGTGAGCTGGGGAGCTGTGCCCGCTCTGATCACACAG GGACGGAGGCTGCGGCAGCCCTGGGGGACAGCCAAGGCCCGCAGGAAGGGAGCTACAGCCCCCAGGAGGCCTTGGAGCTGGCACTGCATGACTGGGTGGTGGAGATAAACCGGCAGGCGTTGGAGCCAG GAGGAAGGAGCCCAGGACACCCCAGCATCAGACTCAAGGGAGGAGTAAGGCTGCAGTCTGGCACAGCGGGAGGACTGGGAGCCACACctgacccccagccccatgACACTGTTCCCAGTGgggaacagccctgcagcatgGCACCAgggcagagaaggaggaaggtgaCCTCAGAGCCTGAGAATGGCACTGGGAGCAGGACCTTCGCTAGCAGTTGGCAAAGCCCCACAGGGGATGGGGACCAGCTCGCCACAGGGAGCAGAGCGAGCTGTGagccctcctctgctctgcccagcacGGCCGGCAGTGTCCAGTGCACAGGAACCCCGGTGGCTACCAAGACCCTCCACAGCCCAGGCCCCACCATGTGCTGCAGCAATGGGGCTAACACCAGCCAGAACCTTCTCATACCCACCAGTGATGCCAGAACAGGGGGTGGCAGCCCccctgagccccacagcagtaTCCAGCCTACGGCCAGCAGGGCTGACACGCCCCAGACATGGCCAGGGCCTGGGGCTTGCACCAGCCCTGGCTCTCAAGCACTCCTCATTGATGGGGCTCGCGCCAGCCCTGGCCCCATGGCCCCATTGACCCCAGAGGAGGCTGGATCCATCCCCATGGCACCGCTCACCCCCAAGGAGGCCAGGTCCAGCCCTACAGCACCACTGACCCCAGAGGGGGCTGGGTCTGGCCCCATGGTACTGTTGACCCCAGAGGAGGCTGAATCTGGCCCCATGGTACCGCTGACCCCCAAGGAGGCCAggtccagccccacagcaccgCCAGCTGCAGAGGAAGCCAGGTCCATCCCCATGGCACTGCTGACCCCCAAGGAGGCCAggtccagccccacagcaccacTGACCCcagagggggctggggctggccccaTGGTACTGCTGACCCCAGAGGAGGCTGGATCTGGCCCCATGGTACCGCTGACCCCCAAGGAGGCCAGGTCCAGCACCACAGCACCACTGACCCCAGAGGAGGCTGGGTCTGGGCCCATGGTACCGCTGACCCCCAAGGAGGCCAGGTCCAGCACCACAGCACCACTGACCCCAGAGGAGGCTGGGTCTGGGCCCATGGTACCACTGACCCCCAAGGAGGCCAGGTCCAGCCCCATGGCACCGCTGACCCCCAAGGAGGCCAggtccagccccacagcaccacTGACCCCAGAGGAGGCTGGGTCTGGCCCCATGGTACTGCTGACCCCAGGGGAGACCAGGTCCATCCCTATGACACCACTGACCCTCAAGGAGGTCAGATCCAGCCCCGTGGCACCACTCACCCCAGAGGAGGCCAGGTCCATCCCTACGACACCGCTGACCCCCAAGGAGACCAGGTCCATCCCCATGGCACCGTTGACCCCAGAGGAGGCCAggtccagccccacagcaccgCTGACTCTGGAGGAGGTGCGGATGCTGGTGGAGCTCTTCTACCTGCCCTACCATCATGGGCTACTGGCGCAGCAACTCCTGGAGCACTTTCGGTGGCTCCGGGCAAACAGCTTCAGTGTGGGGGTCCCGTCCACGGCACCCGATGCCTGCGGG GGCACGCAGTGGCGTAACCGAGCCCAGtccttccagcagctctgcgCTCAGACATGCCACCTGCACAGCCGCTTTGTCAGTAGCGCTGGACAGGCGCTGCTTTATGACCTCCACCCCTACCTCTGGGACATCCGCAACATGCTGCTGGCTACCAGTGCCTTCGTTCTGTGGCTGG ATGGCCATCTCCTCTGCGAGTCTGACCCCAAGGGCACCTGGGGAAGCTGCTTTGGCT ggTGCCAGAGCATCGCTGCCCCGATCCTGCTGGGGGGGGACGCTGAGCCCTGGGTGCGTCGTGGGGGCCTCTTTGGAGAGCTGCAG GCACTGCTACCGGTGGGAAACAGCTGTGACCTCTTCTACCACCCGCCTCCACtcttcccagccagccagccgTACCTCCTGCGCCCACTGCTACCCTTGGACAAG GGTGAGCTTTACCGAATGTGCCGGGAGAGTCTGGACTGTGACCCCAAAGTTGCGGAGATCCTCGCAGCCCACCCTGATCTCCTCGGTGACAG gctgctgggcagcttccTGAGCCTGAGCCCCGAGTACACATTTGTGCTGGAGGATGAGGCTGGTCCATGCGGCTATGCAGCCGGCACGCTCTGCGCTGAAGGCTTCCTGCAACAGCGAGacagcagctggctgccagccatACGGCACAAGTACCCCCGAGACCTGGGCATGGGTGCCTCAGCTCTGGGACAG GATACCCTGGAGGAAGCATTGCTCTTCTTCAATGCAGAGCCACCAGCTgtgcccctgcctgtgctgcagcgcTTCCCCTCCCTGGTGCAGCTAGGCATGGCCCCCCGCGTGCTGGACGTGGGGgtcagctgcagcctggctaTCTGCCTGCTGAGCGCACTCAGGGCCAACG GGTCACGGGGAGTGTTTTGCCAGGTCAGTGACACTGACCGGCAGCAGCTGAGCTTCTACAGCAGGCTGGGCTTCGTCGCCCTGCCAGTGGCCTGGGGCAGTTCTCCTGGCACTCGGCTCCTGGGACGTCTCCTCTGA